In one window of Cyanobacterium sp. T60_A2020_053 DNA:
- a CDS encoding type II toxin-antitoxin system mRNA interferase toxin, RelE/StbE family, with product MVYQIRFTKEAKKDVTQLTQKQKEKLKKIIEEKISVSPYDGKKLVGDLTGFYSIRLSYKDRILYTTDESQKIIYIHRTKTHYGD from the coding sequence ATGGTTTATCAAATAAGATTTACCAAAGAAGCCAAAAAAGATGTAACTCAACTTACCCAAAAACAGAAAGAAAAACTCAAAAAAATTATTGAAGAAAAAATCAGCGTTAGCCCTTATGATGGCAAAAAACTCGTAGGGGATTTGACGGGATTTTACTCTATACGTTTAAGTTACAAAGATAGAATTCTTTATACCACTGATGAGTCTCAAAAAATAATCTATATTCATCGTACAAAAACTCATTATGGAGATTAA
- a CDS encoding DUF262 domain-containing protein: MTIKATEEQLNKIFNLTNYQFTIPSYQRPYAWTKDQVLELIDDLCDAFPYPLESNHPDYFFGSIILIKEDGKPNAEVIDGQQRLTTLTLLLSVFRHLLPENHPTISRINRLLEDENETGTDTLHGLQLRSQDNDKFFAPFIRTAGGLKKLLEKDTGLETDSQTLLRDNAQVLVEELTKRCPQNLSLESWILHLYTNLLNKCYLVVVSTDSFDTAYRIFSTINTRGLDLQLNDVLKSDIIGKIQGEKDKEKYTKIWDQEESDLGRKDFEALFSHIHRIKLREKQKLGLLTEYRKKIKPQDNPIEFIDKVLKLCSDQFEVIRDQKFTCDNKEEQKEVNRLFGWLNLIDNSDWLPPAIYFLVKHDDRASDIKNFFINLERLAAGLMIFRADINERGRRYAKILNAIDESAQKAITVTKELLSPEEQNQIIEILDGNLYLQTRSRLYVLKRLDSLLAEGGLSYSFDEKVVTIEHVLPQNPKPDSEWCQIWQDEAREKWVHRLGNLVLLSRKKNSQAQNYDFEEKKEKYFDKGNPTIFPITVNVIRQTKKKTQQTNWNEQIVEYHQQEYLEMLLNVWNLEQSIIPTSVIEPKKQKTTKKDLIESPDFYVNFLEGDRAWEDWQKYGYISGGDGKWYSQTLKNLSQGDRIFVNYCGSGYVGVGITEKTVVPVKDFYIEINGEKVPIGEAPIQSKNIDHDRDDLDLCEYFVKVKWLKTLPKNEAYWEKGMFAIQHTCCRLRHQETREKLYKHFGIDENVSIT; the protein is encoded by the coding sequence ATGACAATCAAAGCAACAGAAGAACAACTTAATAAGATTTTTAATTTAACAAATTATCAATTTACAATTCCATCTTATCAGCGTCCTTATGCGTGGACAAAAGATCAAGTTTTAGAATTAATTGATGACTTATGCGATGCCTTTCCTTATCCATTAGAAAGCAATCATCCCGATTATTTCTTCGGGAGTATTATCTTAATTAAAGAAGACGGTAAGCCTAATGCAGAAGTAATTGATGGACAACAAAGATTAACTACTTTGACACTTTTATTATCAGTATTTCGTCATTTATTACCAGAAAATCATCCGACTATTAGTAGAATTAATAGATTATTAGAAGATGAAAATGAGACAGGCACAGACACATTACACGGTTTGCAATTAAGAAGTCAAGATAACGATAAATTTTTTGCTCCATTTATTCGCACAGCAGGTGGACTAAAAAAATTATTAGAAAAAGATACTGGTTTAGAGACAGATAGTCAAACTTTATTAAGAGATAATGCTCAAGTTTTAGTTGAAGAATTAACCAAACGTTGTCCTCAAAATCTTTCTTTAGAATCGTGGATTTTACACCTATACACAAACCTTTTAAACAAGTGTTATTTAGTAGTGGTTTCTACAGATTCTTTTGATACAGCTTATCGTATTTTTTCCACTATTAATACTCGTGGTTTAGACTTGCAATTAAATGACGTTCTAAAATCTGATATTATTGGCAAAATTCAAGGAGAAAAAGATAAAGAAAAATATACTAAAATTTGGGATCAAGAAGAAAGTGATTTAGGAAGAAAAGATTTTGAAGCCTTATTTTCTCATATTCATCGTATAAAATTAAGGGAAAAACAAAAGCTAGGTTTACTAACTGAATACCGTAAAAAAATTAAACCTCAAGATAATCCGATCGAGTTTATTGATAAAGTTTTAAAACTTTGTTCTGATCAATTTGAAGTTATTAGAGATCAAAAATTTACCTGTGATAATAAGGAAGAACAAAAAGAAGTTAATCGTCTCTTTGGGTGGTTAAATTTAATTGATAATTCTGATTGGTTGCCTCCAGCAATTTATTTTTTAGTTAAACATGATGATAGAGCATCGGACATCAAAAACTTTTTTATTAATTTAGAAAGATTAGCGGCAGGTTTAATGATTTTTCGGGCTGATATTAATGAAAGAGGAAGAAGATATGCCAAAATTTTAAATGCCATTGATGAAAGTGCGCAAAAAGCTATTACAGTTACTAAAGAATTATTATCTCCTGAAGAACAAAATCAAATTATTGAGATTCTTGATGGCAATTTATATTTACAAACTCGTAGCCGTTTATATGTGTTAAAAAGATTAGATTCTCTCCTTGCTGAAGGTGGTTTAAGTTATAGTTTTGATGAAAAAGTAGTTACTATTGAACACGTTTTACCGCAAAATCCAAAACCTGATAGTGAGTGGTGTCAAATTTGGCAAGATGAAGCAAGAGAAAAATGGGTACATCGTTTAGGTAATTTAGTTTTACTTTCTCGTAAGAAAAATTCTCAAGCTCAAAATTATGATTTTGAGGAGAAAAAAGAGAAGTATTTTGACAAAGGTAATCCCACTATTTTCCCTATAACTGTTAATGTGATTCGCCAAACTAAGAAAAAAACACAACAAACTAATTGGAATGAGCAAATAGTTGAATACCATCAACAAGAATATTTAGAAATGTTACTCAATGTTTGGAATTTAGAACAATCAATTATTCCTACATCAGTTATTGAACCAAAAAAACAAAAAACGACAAAGAAAGACTTAATAGAAAGTCCCGATTTCTATGTTAATTTTCTTGAGGGCGATCGCGCTTGGGAAGACTGGCAAAAATACGGTTATATTTCTGGAGGTGATGGTAAATGGTATAGTCAAACTCTCAAAAATTTATCTCAGGGCGATCGAATCTTTGTCAATTATTGTGGTAGTGGCTATGTAGGTGTAGGGATTACAGAAAAAACCGTTGTACCCGTCAAAGATTTTTACATAGAAATCAATGGAGAAAAAGTACCTATTGGGGAAGCACCAATACAATCAAAAAACATAGATCATGATCGAGATGATTTGGATTTATGCGAGTATTTTGTCAAGGTTAAATGGTTAAAAACATTACCTAAAAATGAAGCCTATTGGGAAAAAGGAATGTTTGCCATTCAGCATACCTGTTGTCGCTTACGTCATCAAGAAACACGGGAGAAGTTATATAAACATTTCGGCATCGATGAGAATGTATCAATAACTTAA
- a CDS encoding DUF2442 domain-containing protein → MLKDIIEVKPLENYQLYLKFEDNREGVINVSSLIEFTGIFTPLKELDYFQTVKLNSEWGTIYWNNGADLDPDVLYSFITKQNLPQFSHTKLMGNLLN, encoded by the coding sequence ATGTTAAAAGATATTATTGAAGTTAAACCATTAGAAAATTATCAACTTTACCTCAAATTTGAAGATAATAGAGAGGGCGTAATTAATGTTAGTAGTCTTATTGAATTTACAGGTATTTTTACCCCTTTAAAAGAATTAGATTATTTTCAAACAGTCAAATTAAACTCAGAATGGGGAACAATTTATTGGAATAATGGAGCAGATTTAGACCCAGATGTACTTTATTCCTTTATTACAAAACAAAATTTACCACAATTTTCTCACACAAAATTAATGGGTAATCTTCTTAATTAA
- a CDS encoding prevent-host-death protein — protein MEKLRINNNQEDLIELIKSVNEENKIYELEGVNASAVLISQKDYESLQETIELLSISGLRESLQLSLQQISDHETYSLDDVLGDIH, from the coding sequence ATGGAAAAATTGCGCATAAATAATAACCAAGAAGATTTAATTGAATTAATCAAATCAGTAAACGAAGAAAATAAAATCTATGAATTAGAAGGGGTTAATGCTTCGGCGGTGTTAATCTCTCAAAAAGATTATGAAAGTTTACAAGAAACGATCGAGCTATTATCAATTTCAGGACTAAGAGAAAGTTTACAACTTTCCCTTCAACAAATATCTGACCATGAAACTTATTCTTTAGATGATGTATTAGGAGATATTCATTGA
- a CDS encoding DUF4164 family protein, whose product MNQIIEVNIADILARLESKMDRFDQKIDQVEQRLEAKLNKLDESIDHLDQKFEVKLDKLSNEVNQVKVDIAKVDEKVTGVGKRLDNLEFIARTVGAGIVVALLLALARYLFPDVSL is encoded by the coding sequence ATGAATCAAATTATAGAAGTTAATATTGCTGATATTTTGGCTCGTCTTGAGTCAAAAATGGATAGGTTTGATCAAAAAATAGATCAGGTTGAACAACGGCTAGAAGCAAAACTTAATAAGTTGGATGAGAGTATCGATCATCTTGACCAAAAATTTGAGGTTAAATTGGACAAGTTATCCAATGAGGTTAATCAAGTTAAGGTAGATATAGCGAAAGTTGATGAAAAAGTAACGGGAGTAGGGAAAAGGCTTGATAATCTTGAGTTTATCGCTAGAACTGTTGGGGCGGGTATTGTTGTTGCTTTACTTTTGGCATTAGCTCGTTATCTTTTCCCTGATGTTAGTTTGTAA